The Cucurbita pepo subsp. pepo cultivar mu-cu-16 chromosome LG15, ASM280686v2, whole genome shotgun sequence genome contains the following window.
tAAGAACCAATATAGAACTAGGACCTACACACGCTAAGAGGGACTTcttagagaaacaaaattttaaaatagaacttttcatatattttcgTCGTTCAATTTTGATGTTGTTAGGGTTTAGAGTTCAGGGTTTCTACCAAGtttcaaatattgtctttAGGATTTCTATCgggtttcaaaatttgtttttagggtttagagtttCTATCGGGTTTCAAAACTTGtctttagggtttagggtttggggtttagggtttctatcaagtttcaaaatttgtcTTTAAGGTTTAGGGTTTCTATCCGGTTTCAAAAATTGTCTTTAAGATTTGGAGTTTAGGGTTTCTGtcagatttcaaaatttatctGTAGGGTTTGGGGTTTAGGGTTTCTATTAGATTTCAAAAGTCGTTTTTAGGGTTTCTATCCAGtttcaaaagttgtttttagggtttggggtttagggtttctatcaagtttcaaaatttgtttttaggATTTGAGGTTTAGAGTTTTTATCGAATTTCAAAACTTGTCAAACGATTTTGTGATCGATCTTTCAATTTAGGTTCTTAATATAAACACgaattatataatatacatacatatatatatatatatatatatatatatatatatatNTGTGGTGAGCATTAGGTGTTGTTTATTGTAAAGAGTCTATTTTGTTTGCATCTTTGAGTCAGATCCAACTAAGAATTTGATGAGATTCAAAAATGTCTCTTTCGATACCAAATTTCATCaccaaatgaacaaaaaagtgATGACGTAGTGATCATCATCCACTTCATATATATTCAGACAATCaccactttttattttatttttattttattattttatgattttaagcACAGCCATTCATTCAAGCTCATTGGTTGACTCAAATCATaagctttcttttcttaaaaaacaaaaacaaaaacaaaaatgtttgtAGTGAATGTTGTGTTTATCTGTCTCTCAATCTTAAGTTTCCTTCTTACTTTTACTGTAAAGTCAACAAAACATTGTACCCACCAAACAAACACATGGACAACATTAGCTACACATACACATCTTCACAttccccttttcttctttcttaccTTTACCAAAATGGGTCCGAGTAAATTGAAGgctaaattgtgagatctcacatcgattgtagagagaaacgagtgtcagcaaggatgctaggACATggagggggatggattgtgagatcgcacatcggttagagagaaaaacgaaacattctttgtatgtgtgtggaaacctctccttaatagatgcgttttaaaaaccttgaaggcgAGTCTGGAAGGACAAacctaaagaaaacaatatctgctagtgatgaGCTAGAGTCGTTATATAAACACCAACATAAATACTTCTCCacatcattattatttctcATGTGAGTTTTCTTAGTGACTAAAATCTATTtcgataattaaaaaaaacacaccaCAACAGAAGCCCAAGATCTTAAGAAACTCTTATTAATCAACTGTTTGACACGTTTtgttaaaatatgaatgatTAAGTTACAAAACCGTCCTCGattgaaaagagaaacaagTGTCAGTAAGGACATTGGGCCTCAAAAAGAGgtaaattatgagatcccacattgattcgGGATaatggtgtgaaaatctctcctatcagatgcattttaaaaaatcttaaaaaaaataccgaaaagaaaaatctaaagagaacaatatctattaccgatggacttgagttgttacctTCTGAGTCTGAGTCGGAGGATTTAGgatataattatgtttatagAATTTAGGACAAAACTGCATTATTAGATGATGAATCAAAGCAATTACATGAATCATGATTACATGCTTCCCAATTGTTTTTTAAggatacattttttaaaattgtctttttaaaattgctgtttttttatagttatatatatatatatatatatatatatatatatatataataccgCAGTAATGGTAGACATTGACCTGACAAGTCACTAAGGTACTGATATAAAGTCTTACGATCAATTTATTAGGTCATCCCACAAAcgatattaactttttttttttctttttaattttattttatatttgaagaTAAAATGAAGCCCTAATTTCTATGTCTGACTTTCTTCCAGAAGGCAGCATTTTATGGTCGGCATCACCATGGTGTAACCATCTTTTAATTTCCCCATTGTtcataaagtaaaaaaaaaaccctaatgaTATGACTTTCTAAATCTTAGGCCGAGTCGAGACTTGTAACTATATGCATTTTTACGTCATTCAAAGTGGGAAATGAAAACATGTACGTTACAAATTCATGCATTTTGATATAAATCATACAAGCAAATTACGAAAGGAAGAACCATTTCATGTGTTATAAGTTAATTCGAGTGAGGAAGAACTATTTGGTGTTTTGAAAGTACATTTGCGCACGTTGAAGTAGAGCATAGAGTTACCATAAATAACACTAGTTTGATCCTTTCTTTGAAGactttgtttattattttaatttcacgCTTTCTTTTAGTGGGCGTTTGAATGATAGTGGAGAAGTTACCAAACTTGCTCGTCATGGTTACAATTTTTGTGACAACGGGACAATGACTGTGTGACACTTATTCTAACCCAGCGAACAAATCAACTGTGTGAAATTTAGACTTTTCAGACAAGATCaacgtatgctcaagcctcGGGTCATGTTTGAGAgaaaggttttagaaaacatgagaagaaaatatgttgaaaacCTGAGTTGTTGCATATTAGATTGGTattgagcgtgtcaagatcatgGCGTTGCATGGTTGAAAAAGTACGACCGTGACAACTAGCACATGCTCACGCTAATAGAACTACTGAGAGAAATGATCCAGCCCTCTATTCTTTTCATGACAGCATTCCTACGAGACATGCATACGTATATTGAACATATCTTTCATGGTTATCATACATGATTTATCAATGTCTTGTAGGTATAGAGTGAACATGCTAAAAAGGTACGCGGCTCCATGCATGGTACAACATTAAAATCACAATGCaattttataacataacataatcatatcatagtataatatcataccaataACTCGTCACCTCATacaatcataaaatatgaCATGTGGAGGGGCCACATGGCACGCATCATTCATGCAACATGCAATTCATCCAACTAAGTGTTCAATAGTAGAATCACTTACTTGATTGACTTAAACCGAAGTCACCACGCTTCCTTAATGCTAGCTTAAGACTGCTCCTTGAAATCTAATTCTACCTAAGGAGTCCCATAATCATAATTTGGAATTCtactgtaaaaaaaaatgactcgCCTAATTGCATAAGATAATCTAAACTTAATTCCAAATAACTTAAATTGGTAAATAGTAGTTATATTGACCTCAAACGTCtccaaaaatgtaaaaaatagcTCACTTAAAAGTTTAAGCATCATCTTTGTCGTTTCTAAGAATTCAAACCATTTTTGCAGTAGATTGCAGatgagccattcaatcaagcttTAATCAAGTTTGATTATAATAGATTGAATCATTGTGCCGAGGATTAAAGTTGACATATTAAAATTGGACACCGTTATAGTTAAATCTAAGCGAAAGTTAGCTAATGGAAACAAATAATCGTTTGATTAAGCTCATAAATTGTTTAAggtataaataaaaagtatcatgatattttaaattacaagcTATTTGTGATAAATGAATGTTCATGTATCATTAGTCATGATTATAATGTTATTGTATGTTTCATGTAAGACACGTGTTATTATGAAATAGAGAAGTAATAAACATGTATGATCATGTATGGATATGGTTGATAGTTCTCTATACATGTTGGGTGATTTGAATAGTGGGATCTCATATATGTTGTATGATCATTCAATCATGAATTAATTTCTCCATGAATGCCCGGTACGAACACATAcatttacaatattttatttccatgCTCCTTTCCTATACTGGTTTCACATACGTGTGTGCACGCAAGCCCGTAGTCAAGTTTGTAGAATATAATAACAGTGCTCATCTAGTAGATCCATGTGCATGTGCAAGTGTCGTGCGTAGAAAAATAAGGTGCATCAAATTATACCCGAGACTAAAAGTAAATCTCAAAACTGATGGTAAATTTAGGTCTCATCAGTcattttgtataaataaaatatgaggTTAGTCGAAAacaattcaatttaatattaactcATCCAACAATTGGGTGAAGGCGGAGAAAATCCCATAAATCTTTTGTtcaaagatttggaaaccaaacaaaaaccatTTCCCATTAGAGGAAAGATTTAAGTTTACCCCCTAACCCttcataatatttcattttattatatgatacgttcattcttaatatattaaagatGATTATTGTAACCTAACAACATACTATATAGTATCAAAGtatagaatattaaattaaaagtatttgtAATGCTTGTTTgatcaaacaaatttttggGTCACCAACacaacaataattaaattactaataaaACAATGTCATAATTTGATAGtggaaataatatatatatatgtatgctttgtttacttttaattattggtAGGCTCCAAATACAATCCATCACTATTAAGTTTAAGCAATAATTGTTATGGTAAGTTAAATGAGTATCATATTTGGTGTTCGTGAGGTGGGTTAGATCGAGTTAggacattttttaaacccaATCTAATTGTTCgagttgtaaatttttttttaacctaaacaACCTCCGTTAAATACTTACTCAAcccaattataaattttttggattggattggattgattcaggtaaaattttactttgtaaagcatttattatttagttatttaacgAGTTCGTTCGGTTTCATCTGACCtggttttagaaaaaaatcatgaaccaacctaatctataaaaaaatttcatttattcgAACCAAACTAAacccaaataagttcataacccaCCCAAATTGTAcgggttgaattgggttgatcGAATTTTTTGAACACCTCTATCTTGACATCGAGAGCTCAAATTTAAATCGATAgttataattacttttataaGAATACAAATTTCTCTTCAAGACAAATGAGGCCTTTCTTAAACTTATTTCACATTGCTTAGCccattctaaaattatttcactAGCCCATCAGTCCATACCATNTTTAAGGATATAATAGAAATTTCAGCTCACGTCTCACGATGGTGGATctgaaatttttgttcatggaactttatttatgatctcgtaaaaataaatagagaactttctcCACCATTGTGGTACGACGGTTTTGGTTCTAAAACCACAcgttcttatttataatatttgcgaagtcaaataaattataagacaaatagaaataataataataataaagatattttccTATAATAAAATGCTAAATATAATATCTATGGGTGTatattcaacccgacaacctgACAACtcggaccaacccaactcgaactATAAGAAttaggttggattggattagcatttcgatAGGATtaagttcatttttctgaacccaaAGTGAATCGATTCGATTTCGGATTCGTGAGCCAAAACCTTCGAATTGACtcgaatcaaataaaaatatataaaatatattaagaatcttTCCATATTAATTAGTTTGGTAGGGTGGTACTCCAagtaaatacatattttttttattattttatttcattttagttaaatatgaataaactaatatatataactattaatatattttattctatttttaaatagctATTCACACCCTTTttttatactatttataaataataaatatattatttatgattaaataaactaataagCCATTGTCATTTAATTCAGAATGTGGTTTAAGAtaagtttattaattataatttataagcATTTATGGTATtgaatgttatatatatatatatatataattgtaaagcatattctttttatttcacgccttctaaaaattcaaatattttgactGTTCCCTAAAAATAGACGGAGGATAGGATCATTCTAGTTTTTTGAGTGTTTACAGGAGAGTGAAAGAGCGAgaccgagagggagaggagttCCATGTTCTAGTGTTATTGTAGCTCTTGAATCAACATATAGTCTACAAAAATAgatctataaaaaaatagtttaaatatatttaaaaattttattattgaactaaaataaataattctaaattctaatatATTCATTATCTATTTGTTGGAACATCGTGATAAtaatgatttatatatattattatttttttaataagtgtGAGCTCTAGGTCATTTCAATTAAAAtctatagtttttttttttttttttatttttttgtatttttttgttttatacaatgtctttaaattaataattttttattgattatatttgatttcttcatccatctttatattttttcttcttaagaATTCAATATATTAGCTGTCTTTAGTCTTTAGTTTTATCGAGAATCTTGAACTATGTTAGTATGTTACATTCTCGCTAGGTATTtattcattgaatttttttttttgaataattatagattgatttgtgtttgtttgtgaacttttaatatattttatctaagattgtattcgaaaatagagggttgggttgagttgggttgtgaaaattttcgggttgggttgggttacggTATCCAACCAACCAGAACTTTTGGATTTggtcaaaaaaatctattaacCCACCCCCAActcggaccatgtacaccgcTAATGATATCTATGGTGAACGATAATGGAAgtctaaatataatataagacATTTGAGTCAAATAGGATAGATGCGGTGGTTTTAGCTCTAAAACCacaagttctctatttataatatttactaaatcaaataaactataaaataaatgtgaagaataataaatggataaaagatatttttccTATAATAAAAAGGTCAAATATTATACCATGTTAAATTGTAATAGAAGACTAAATATCATATAAGATATTTgcgtcaaatatgatatatattaaaccATAATTTAGGACTAAATATCTTTAGCACTTCCCCATAAACTGAACTTTAGTTCAAATACGACACTTACGTGTTAAAGATATGTAGTCCTAAATTatgtttaccatatatatcatatttgactctTTATTATAGACAAGTGTTGGTATGATTAAGTAAATTTTGCGTTCAATTATAGTTTAACATAGATACCATATTTGACtctttattataaacaaatatctCGAGGATATTTACCcttttaacataaatatcatatttgaccatttattatagacaaatatattgtataatATTTAGCATTCTATTACGGTtaggtatcatatttgaccttGACAAATATGTTATATccattttgttatttttatttcctttataatttatatgattcGGTAAACGATTATAAAGAGAGAACTTTCACTACCATTTATGTGTGgtagttttagcaaatattctcatataaaatatcatatcataacatcacGACGAACATAAATGTCGTAAGGTACATGTCCATACATATCATAACGGGGAAGTATCCCAATGCACGTGAGCATACattatgcatgaggtccccatagTTTAAAATCATGGCATGTATTTGTGATGCAATACATACCTTCGTTCATTTAATACATAGCATAATCATTTCATAAGACAGTGGAGAATATGCTACCATATTTTCATAACATGTCACATTCATAAACGACGTAATGTGTTTTTCCCATgatttttggtattttattCTAATGCCAAAATTGACCGAACAATCAATGATTGGAGTAGCATGTCAATATTTTGgtattaaattttctaatcCAAAAACCTAAAATCCTAAGACATTTGGATCGTCGATATTTAGTTTCAAATCGTAAATCAACATCATAACAAAACATGttcaattcttgaaattttattttctagtcTAAAATATATGTCCATTCCGTTCAGATCTACAAATTGTATAGAATTTACACAGATGACAAAAAGGAAGGTTAAAGAACAAAACTTACGTTCTTTCCCAACGATATATTCTCAGTTATGTTGAAAACCGACTACTCATAGACGAATTAGAACCTCACGGCCACTCGATCTATTGAAAATCTAGAAAATTGCTCAACTGAGAGGGATGAGTAAGAGATCAAAGGAAGAGATTTTTGgatagtttcttttttagatcGTTACACTAAAAATGTTTGATTGTAAACGGTGTAAAATTTTACCgcctttaatattattttatttatttttgtttgtttttagtCATAGTATCTCAAAAATTGAATCGTGACAGATTTTGAGATGGTTGATAAGGACGCCATGTTTTTATCTAGTGGACGGCCGCCATCTtcgatcaaattttttatagcTTAGCCTCTTACCATTTaagattttcttatttttatgaggttgagttgaattatttagttattaGTTAGAAGGTATTAATCAATAGTTCATAATAGTGGGcgaacaaaggaaaaaaaaaatgatattaatagtGGGAGGACACTTTCAAGGTTTCATAGAAAATGTACACTTAGTTGaccaatataattattattatcgaTTATCTTTGCTCAACAAGTGGGATTAAACCTAGGAGAGGAATCCcgagtttaaaattttcaaagactTACGATGATTAAGACAGGTTGAAAGTGATTTTAAGATTAAGACATGTTTGAAAGTGATTTTAAGCATATATaataacccaagcccactgttagtagatattatccgcttcggcccgttacgtatcgccttCAGCCTCGATTTTTAAAACCGTTTGCTAAGaagagatttttaaaacgcgtttgctaaggttcccttctccaaccgatgtatgATCTCACTAttataaaaagattattaaCTATGGGATATGCTTTGCTTGGACaattggaaggaaaaaaaattgaaaacaataattatgtCATATAATCCTTTCCTCTAAAGTTGGGGAATAATAATTGTGGGCATTCTTGCATAGGAACGGAAGAGTCGGGATGTATAAAAGTCATCTCTATGGAAAACCAACAATCATTGTAACAGATCCAGAGATATGTTGACGCATATACTTAGATGATGAAATCTTCAAACCAAATTATCCAAAGTCGGTGAAGATATTAGAAGTAAATGGTTTTTTCACAAGGGCTGATCACAAATCTGCATATAGAATCATGGCAGCTCCCATGAATGGCTATGAGGTATTGTCTCATTATGTGGACTTCATTGATCAAGTAATGGCAAAAGGCTTGGAGGAATGGNGAGGCCAAGGTTAGTtcattctttcaaaaatcacttttagttccttttgtaattgttttgaGTTATGTTTTACAGGAAGAGCAAGAGTCGATTCTAAAGCAAAGACCATCCACTCAANGTGCCTGGACTCGTTTATCATCGGGCACTTAAGGTACTATTATTAGTGTGATAAGAGTTCATAGGTTCGtgcatttatttgattcataacCCTTCTGgttcattttctcatttatttgattatctttcgtttatttggttcataatctttttggttcattttctcatttatttgataatctcttgtttatttggttcataacCCTTTTGGTTCGTCTTCCAGTGTGACATTAATGTTTCTAATGCCTATATAAATAGTTGTCTAGAATGGTGACCTTTCggaataattttttcaagAGACTTTGTAGTGTGAGTATGAGATATATACTTAGTAAATACTTTGATTATTGAGATTGGTTGTTACCTGTGTATTTAggaaaatttcttctctccaaactacgtaaatctttgtgtttcttcatttaatttttgtttgtaggTGTGTGAATGCGATCGATCTTATTTCCACTTCCTTCCAACTGTTAGTTCATCTTGAATACTTATTCTTTTTCCCGGtgcattattaatttaattatgctAATGGATGTGATTGGAAGATATTAAACATTATTTTGTACGCAACCAATTGGCAGGcaagaaaaaagattgaaaatgttCTAGAATGTGTGATAGAGGAGAAAAGAAGAGCCCtagaaaagaaggaaacaagAGAAGTGCATAGCCAAATGGACAAATTGATTATGGCAAGGGATGAGAATGGGATGAAATTATACGATAACAATGCCATTATAGACTTGCTTCTTGGATTGCTACATGGTGGCCATCATACCCCAGCTTATGCTGCTATGTGGGCTCTCGTACACATCTCTGAGAACCCTCATATCTTCTACGAGGCCAAGGTTAGTtcattctttcaaaaatcacttttagttccttttgtaattgttttgaGTTATGTTTTACAGGAAGAGCAAGAGTCGATTCTAAAGCAAAGACCATCCACTCAAAAGGGATTAACTTTTCAAGAAATCAAGCAGATGAAATATCTTATGAAGgtatgtcattttttttttataaatttcctTAGAAATCAAGCgagtaaaaacaaaacatgctaaaaGAACTTGAGTTAGTTTTGAAGGacatttttaatttcgtaAATCGTTCAAGACAACTAAGGTATCGTGACTAGGTTGCACAAAAATGCAAAAGGGTTTACCTCCTACTAAAAAATTCTTCTACCAGGTACAAAGTAGGTTAATGAACACAGTTTAACAAGAACTTAGAGTCAGCCATCTCATTCCATGTAATGCTCCATACTCAAAATTTGGAATTCTAATTCGATACCTGTGTGCCTTGACGTTTTCCTGCATCTCCTGCAACATGGTCATATTACTTTtcacttctaagagtgaaagcTATCCCAACAGACCAACACAGGTCCTTTCGTCATGTTTTATTCTCActcatgaatttaaaaaaaaatcacgaGGGTCcacttctaagagtgaaagcTATCCCAACAGACCACAGGTACTTTCGTCATGTTTTATTCTCACtcatatgaatttaaaaaaaaatcacgaGGGTCCACCCAACATATAATTACTTCAATAATTCATgcttaaatttgaagtttctaTGATGAAGTCACCCAAAATGAAAGAGCACTTTGTTAGTATGAGTATTtactttaaattcttttaaatttttcttagtcattctatcCTTAGCATCACTCTCATGCAAATGTTGTATTGGTTCATTTATGCATCCTTATCTTATTTGAGTGNCGATAACAATGCCATTATAGACTTGCTTCTTGGATTGCTACATGGTGGCCATCATACCCCAGCTTATGCTGCTATGTGGGCTCTCGTACACATCTCTGAGAACCCTCATATCTTCTACGAGGCCAAGGTTAGTtcattctttcaaaaatcacttttagttccttttgtaattgttttgaGTTATGTTTTACAGGAAGAGCAAGAGTCGATTCTAAAGCAAAGACCATCCACTCAAAAGGGATTAACTTTTCAAGAAATCAAGCAGATGAAATATCTTATGAAGgtatgtcattttttttttataaatttcctTAGAAATCAAGCgagtaaaaacaaaacatgctaaaaGAACTTGAGTTAGTTTTGAAGGacatttttaatttcgtaAATCGTTCAAGACAACTAAGGTATCGTGACTAGGTTGCACAAAAATGCAAAAGGGTTTACCTCCTACTAAAAAATTCTTCTACCAGGTACAAAGTAGGTTAATGAACACAGTTTAACAAGAACTTAGAGTCAGCCATCTCATTCCATGTAATGCTCCATACTCAAAATTTGGAATTCTAATTCGATACCTGTGTGCCTTGACGTTTTCCTGCATCTCCTGCAACATGGTCATATTACTTTtcacttctaagagtgaaagcTATCCCAACAGACCAACACAGGTCCTTTCGTCATGTTTTATTCTCActcatgaatttaaaaaaaaatcacgaGGGTCcacttctaagagtgaaagcTATCCCAACAGACCACAGGTACTTTCGTCATGTTTTATTCTCACtcatatgaatttaaaaaaaaatcacgaGGGTCCACCCAACATATAATTACTTCAATAATTCATgcttaaatttgaagtttctaTGATGAAGTCACCCAAAATGAAAGAGCACTTTGTTAGTATGAGTATTtactttaaattcttttaaatttttcttagtcattctatcCTTAGCATCACTCTCATGCAAATGTTGTATTGGTTCATTTATGCATCCTTATCTTATTTGAGTGTCACATTCCATCCAAGTTTCggtgatttattttttattgtttcagTTTATTAACGAACTGTTGAGAAGAAATACCATTGCCGTCGCAAGTTTCCGCAAAGCAAAAACAGATATAAACATCAATGGTGAATTGTTGTATTATATTGTCAAATATATAACCACATGACCTTTATAATTCCTTTGTTGATCTTTTCGTATTTGTTTAGACTACACCATACCAAAGGGATGGAACGTACTAATTTGGACAAGAGCTATTCATATGGACCCTCACTTATATTCAAATCCACAAGAGTTTGATCCTTCGAGATGGGAGGTATGATTCATGATCCCAATCAATTCATTAACATGTTTATcataaagatattaatatgTGTGGTGTTCATAAGCAGAATCATTCACCAAAGCCAGGAACATTCAT
Protein-coding sequences here:
- the LOC111776392 gene encoding beta-amyrin 11-oxidase-like codes for the protein MAAPMNGYEVLSHYVDFIDQVMAKGLEEWXGQGRARVDSKAKTIHSXCLDSFIIGHLRCVNAIDLISTSFQLLVHLEYLFFFPARKKIENVLECVIEEKRRALEKKETREVHSQMDKLIMARDENGMKLYDNNAIIDLLLGLLHGGHHTPAYAAMWALVHISENPHIFYEAKEEQESILKQRPSTQKGLTFQEIKQMKYLMKFINELLRRNTIAVASFRKAKTDININDYTIPKGWNVLIWTRAIHMDPHLYSNPQEFDPSRWENHSPKPGTFIPFGIGTRFCPGSELTKLEITILLHHFILNYKMERVNPKCYISHLPAPKLVDNCLCTITKLP